A window of the Gemmatirosa kalamazoonensis genome harbors these coding sequences:
- a CDS encoding vanadium-dependent haloperoxidase has translation MRTTVKDSARMPLLLPFLALALTACGDPTSTPTPDPELSAAAGPSLSWNATARDLITSRAVASPTTQIRILTYLSVAQYNAIVAAEDAKQGSGPAASAAAAAAGASLVVLKSFFPLDSALLDEKLRAQKASTPWPEGTRDLSAGEAIGRATGAAVLAEAATDKTDLTTRPANPGGPGTWTGVNSLRGFIGARTFALTSGDEFRPAAPPAFGSATFNAALAEIRALSDSLTPAQLTIAQDWAPRTGAYMNGVAAGMIVDDHRSDRDAARILALANMAAFDVANACFDAKLAYYFIRPSQADSLIKLPIGLPNHPSYPSGHSCFTASYATVLASEFPTQSARLTAMVEEAGLSRMYAGLHYRFDCAAGQALGRQVAENVLRVMGTSRSAIRLR, from the coding sequence ATGCGGACCACCGTGAAAGACAGCGCGCGCATGCCGTTGCTTCTCCCCTTCCTGGCGCTCGCGCTGACCGCGTGCGGCGACCCGACGTCGACGCCGACGCCCGACCCCGAGCTGTCCGCCGCGGCGGGGCCGAGTCTCTCGTGGAACGCGACGGCGCGCGACCTCATCACGTCGCGCGCCGTCGCCTCGCCGACGACGCAGATCCGCATTCTCACGTATCTCTCCGTCGCGCAGTACAACGCGATCGTCGCCGCCGAAGACGCGAAGCAGGGCAGTGGCCCCGCCGCCTCCGCGGCCGCCGCGGCGGCCGGCGCATCGCTCGTCGTGCTGAAGAGCTTCTTCCCGCTGGACTCGGCGCTGCTCGACGAAAAGCTGCGGGCGCAGAAGGCCTCGACGCCGTGGCCCGAAGGCACCCGGGACCTTTCCGCCGGCGAGGCGATCGGGCGCGCGACCGGCGCCGCCGTCCTCGCGGAGGCGGCGACCGACAAGACGGACCTCACGACGCGGCCGGCGAATCCGGGTGGTCCGGGCACGTGGACGGGCGTGAACTCGCTGCGCGGCTTCATCGGCGCGCGGACGTTCGCGCTCACGTCGGGCGATGAGTTCCGTCCGGCCGCGCCGCCGGCGTTCGGCTCCGCGACGTTCAACGCCGCGCTCGCGGAGATCCGCGCGTTGTCCGACAGCCTCACACCCGCGCAGCTCACGATCGCGCAGGACTGGGCGCCGAGGACCGGCGCTTACATGAACGGCGTGGCCGCCGGCATGATCGTCGACGACCACCGCTCCGATCGCGACGCTGCGCGCATCCTCGCGCTCGCGAACATGGCCGCGTTCGACGTCGCGAACGCGTGCTTCGACGCGAAGCTCGCGTACTACTTCATCCGGCCGTCGCAGGCCGATTCGCTGATCAAGCTCCCGATCGGGCTGCCCAACCATCCGTCGTACCCGAGCGGCCACTCGTGCTTCACCGCGTCATACGCGACGGTGCTCGCGAGCGAGTTCCCGACACAGAGCGCGCGCCTAACGGCGATGGTGGAGGAGGCAGGGCTGTCGCGGATGTACGCCGGGCTGCACTACCGCTTCGACTGTGCGGCGGGCCAGGCCCTCGGACGGCAGGTCGCGGAGAACGTGCTGCGCGTGATGGGCACGAGCCGCTCGGCGATCCGGCTGCGTTGA
- a CDS encoding IPT/TIG domain-containing protein translates to MRPRLTRSALPALFLAAAGCGESYPTSWPSAPRAYTPPPKLTSISPNLGSTGGGAYATIRGTEIPPGASVTLGGVRVVGVRYDLGVPSGTAAYITTPAHAAGVVDLVVTEPGGGADTLVAAYTYVPPTSFDFNGTWGGFADWQEELVVTFRIEHDALVSVSCVDRATLRFATPPAVRDGAFSYRGADGVSVTGRIVMSGYAVGTLDLPPCTGITWQAGKSPEP, encoded by the coding sequence ATGCGACCACGCCTGACGCGATCGGCTCTGCCGGCACTCTTCCTGGCCGCGGCGGGCTGCGGAGAATCGTACCCGACCTCGTGGCCGTCGGCGCCGCGGGCGTACACGCCGCCCCCCAAGCTCACCTCGATCTCGCCGAACCTGGGCTCGACGGGCGGCGGGGCGTACGCAACGATTCGCGGCACCGAGATCCCGCCCGGCGCGAGCGTGACACTGGGGGGCGTCCGCGTGGTCGGCGTGCGGTACGATCTCGGGGTGCCGAGCGGCACCGCGGCGTACATCACGACCCCGGCCCACGCCGCCGGCGTGGTCGACCTGGTGGTGACGGAGCCGGGCGGCGGTGCCGACACGCTGGTCGCGGCGTACACGTACGTGCCGCCCACGTCGTTCGACTTCAACGGGACGTGGGGGGGCTTCGCCGACTGGCAGGAGGAGCTCGTGGTGACGTTCAGGATCGAGCACGACGCGCTCGTCAGCGTCTCCTGCGTCGACCGCGCGACGTTGAGGTTCGCGACGCCGCCGGCGGTGCGCGACGGCGCGTTCTCCTACCGCGGCGCGGACGGCGTCTCCGTCACGGGACGCATCGTCATGTCGGGCTACGCGGTCGGGACGCTGGATCTTCCCCCGTGCACCGGGATCACGTGGCAGGCCGGCAAGAGTCCGGAGCCGTGA
- a CDS encoding protein kinase domain-containing protein: MKPPNAPRGDAAPLSPERWARVRALVEEALALPSDARPAFLDASCGGDDALRDLVARLTVSGERTGASWAFLARPAGELAAPLLADADLSDDRYALGAGLPLRRARAESNDLLARLRPAIGERYRVERELAEGGMATVYLAHDVKHERRVAIKVLHPELSAVLGAERFLAEIRTTAALQHPNILPLFDSGEAVDPHGVRLLFYVMPVVEGETLRARIQREQQLPVDDAVRIVTEVALALDYAHRRGVVHRDVKPENILLHEGRPLVADFGIALAVEVAQAAGAERITRPGSSLGTPPYMSPEQAAGAAALDGRSDVYSLACVLYELLVGDPPFTGRTAQVVIARVLAEPAPHVRTVRPSVPPHVDAALARALSKLPADRHATAHEFADALGRESLTHAPAAARWRTARVALGAVAAAALTTAAWTALRPPAAPAEVMRSSYPGLVDQTIFGDVTITPNGRALVYTGTVETDRPLMLQPLDQSAPRALPGTAGASAPFVAPDGRRLSFMLISRARRMVSITTAAGDGRRARRASRAWRYGNGGWDGDSAIVTEDQTSRGLARQAPNGAAVGTLLTRPDSARGESRHESPLVLPVGHAVVFTIGLHGGRGRIVGPLAIASLARGPSARGPSERATSVSPHVWLGVTARHAIAFVDGWLLYSSADGLAIMAVRLDVRHQRIVGQPVRVLEESAGSVETGALADDGTLLYVRKPRTNSLVLVDSAGAVHALLPGTRGSFMYPRFSPDGKRVAVQAVTGDGGNDVWVYDVATQTPAQLTTTGRALHPTWTPDGRRIVFMVPLRGLMSQRVDGSAAATPIVGTQGAFGPSVAPDGKTVVYHKNHSSPDGVSVWFASMNGAGPPRGLREDRFIEYMPALSPDGHWLADVSDATGEKEVYVRPVPGPGAAVRISDGGGSEPAWSPDGHRVYYRNKGAFMAVDITTPALAVTSRRRLFKDSFDGAMPHRNYDVAPDGSGFLMITGGSSEAVLVVNWLSRLREQLARER, translated from the coding sequence GTGAAACCGCCTAACGCACCGCGCGGAGACGCCGCGCCGCTGTCGCCCGAGCGGTGGGCGCGCGTGCGCGCGCTCGTCGAGGAGGCGCTCGCGCTGCCGTCCGACGCGCGGCCCGCGTTTCTCGATGCGTCGTGCGGAGGCGACGACGCGTTGCGCGATCTCGTCGCGCGCCTAACGGTGTCGGGCGAGCGCACGGGCGCGAGCTGGGCGTTCCTGGCGCGGCCGGCCGGCGAGCTCGCCGCCCCGCTGCTCGCCGACGCCGACCTGTCCGACGACCGGTACGCGTTAGGCGCGGGTCTCCCGCTCCGGCGCGCGCGCGCCGAGTCGAACGACCTGCTCGCCCGCCTGCGCCCCGCCATCGGCGAGCGCTACCGCGTCGAGCGGGAGCTGGCCGAGGGGGGCATGGCCACCGTCTACCTCGCGCACGACGTCAAGCACGAGCGACGCGTTGCCATCAAGGTGCTCCACCCCGAGCTCTCCGCCGTGTTGGGCGCCGAGCGGTTCCTCGCCGAGATCCGGACGACGGCGGCGCTGCAGCACCCGAACATCCTGCCGCTGTTCGACTCGGGAGAGGCGGTGGACCCACACGGGGTCCGCCTACTCTTCTACGTGATGCCGGTCGTCGAGGGGGAGACGCTGCGCGCGCGGATCCAGCGCGAGCAGCAGCTCCCGGTGGACGACGCGGTGCGCATCGTGACCGAGGTGGCGCTCGCGCTCGACTACGCGCACCGCCGCGGCGTCGTCCACCGCGACGTCAAACCCGAGAACATCCTGCTGCACGAGGGGCGGCCGCTCGTCGCCGACTTCGGCATCGCGCTCGCCGTCGAGGTCGCGCAGGCCGCCGGCGCCGAGCGCATCACGCGGCCCGGCAGCTCGTTAGGCACCCCGCCGTACATGAGCCCCGAGCAGGCCGCGGGCGCCGCCGCGCTCGACGGACGGAGCGACGTCTACTCGCTGGCGTGCGTGCTCTACGAGCTGCTGGTGGGCGACCCGCCGTTCACCGGCCGCACCGCGCAGGTGGTGATCGCGAGAGTGCTCGCGGAGCCCGCGCCCCATGTGCGCACGGTGCGCCCGAGCGTCCCGCCGCACGTCGATGCGGCGCTCGCCCGCGCGCTGTCGAAGCTCCCCGCCGACCGTCACGCGACGGCGCACGAGTTCGCCGACGCGCTCGGCCGCGAGTCGCTCACGCACGCGCCAGCGGCGGCGCGGTGGCGCACCGCGCGCGTCGCGTTAGGCGCCGTCGCCGCGGCCGCGCTCACGACGGCCGCGTGGACCGCGCTGCGCCCACCCGCCGCGCCCGCGGAGGTCATGCGCAGCTCGTACCCCGGTCTCGTCGACCAGACGATCTTCGGCGACGTCACCATCACGCCGAACGGCCGCGCGCTGGTGTACACCGGCACCGTCGAGACGGACCGGCCGCTCATGCTGCAGCCGCTCGACCAGTCGGCGCCCCGCGCGCTCCCGGGCACCGCCGGCGCGAGCGCCCCGTTCGTCGCCCCCGACGGCCGGCGCCTCTCGTTCATGCTGATCTCCCGCGCGCGCCGGATGGTGTCCATCACGACCGCCGCCGGCGACGGGAGGCGCGCGAGGCGCGCGAGCCGCGCGTGGCGCTACGGCAACGGCGGGTGGGACGGCGACAGCGCCATCGTCACGGAAGACCAGACGTCGCGCGGGCTGGCGCGGCAGGCGCCTAACGGAGCCGCCGTCGGCACGCTGCTCACGCGGCCGGACTCCGCGCGCGGCGAGTCGAGGCACGAGTCGCCGCTCGTCCTTCCGGTCGGGCATGCGGTGGTCTTCACCATCGGCCTGCACGGGGGCCGGGGGCGCATCGTCGGTCCGCTCGCCATCGCGTCGCTCGCGCGCGGCCCGTCCGCGCGTGGCCCGTCCGAGCGCGCGACGTCGGTCTCGCCGCACGTGTGGCTCGGGGTGACCGCCCGCCACGCGATCGCGTTCGTCGACGGGTGGCTGCTCTACTCGAGCGCCGACGGCCTGGCCATCATGGCGGTGCGGCTCGATGTGAGGCATCAGCGGATCGTCGGACAGCCGGTCCGCGTGCTGGAGGAAAGTGCGGGGAGCGTGGAGACGGGCGCGCTCGCCGATGACGGCACCCTGCTCTACGTGCGAAAGCCGCGGACCAACTCGCTCGTGCTCGTGGACTCCGCCGGCGCCGTGCACGCGCTGCTCCCGGGCACCCGCGGCTCGTTCATGTATCCGCGCTTCTCGCCCGACGGCAAGCGCGTCGCGGTGCAGGCGGTCACCGGCGACGGCGGCAACGACGTGTGGGTCTACGACGTCGCGACGCAGACCCCGGCACAGCTCACGACCACGGGGCGCGCGCTCCATCCGACCTGGACCCCGGACGGACGGCGCATCGTCTTCATGGTGCCATTGCGTGGGCTCATGTCGCAGCGGGTCGACGGCAGCGCCGCGGCAACGCCGATCGTGGGGACGCAGGGTGCGTTCGGGCCGAGCGTGGCACCCGACGGCAAGACCGTCGTGTACCATAAGAACCACTCGTCGCCCGACGGTGTGAGCGTCTGGTTCGCGTCCATGAACGGCGCCGGTCCGCCTCGCGGCCTGCGGGAGGATCGGTTCATCGAGTACATGCCCGCGCTGTCGCCCGACGGACACTGGCTGGCCGACGTGTCGGACGCGACGGGGGAGAAGGAAGTGTACGTGCGGCCGGTCCCGGGCCCCGGAGCTGCCGTGCGGATCTCCGACGGCGGCGGCAGCGAGCCCGCCTGGTCGCCCGACGGGCACCGGGTCTACTACCGCAACAAGGGCGCGTTCATGGCGGTGGACATCACGACGCCGGCGCTCGCGGTCACGTCGCGCCGCCGGCTCTTCAAGGATTCCTTCGACGGCGCGATGCCGCACCGCAACTACGACGTCGCGCCCGACGGCTCGGGCTTCCTCATGATCACCGGCGGAAGCTCGGAGGCGGTGCTCGTCGTCAACTGGCTGAGCCGACTCCGGGAGCAGCTCGCCCGCGAACGTTAG
- a CDS encoding P1 family peptidase codes for MSVSAVGAQERARELGLSAAIGGTPGALDAITDVAGVEVGHTTLIAGDGKLVVGTGPVRTGVTVIHPRGRASADPVFGAWFTLNGNGEMTGTTWLQESGFLEGPIAITNTHSVGVVRDAILRWRVGKPGMQPWGLPVVAETWDGRLNDINGFHVTAAHTIAALDGARGGPVAEGNVGGGTGMVCHGFKGGIGTASRKLDTAAGGYTVGVLVQCNYGARRELRIAGVPVGEEIPDLLPGRPNGTDADDAGAGSIIVVVATDAPLLPHQLKRVATRVSLGVGRTGGRGENSSGDIFVAFSTANPNSAGDADVARVEMLPNARMNAIFGATVQATEEAILNALLAARTMTGADDVTVHALPHDRLMAAMRKYGRVR; via the coding sequence ATGAGCGTGAGCGCGGTGGGCGCGCAGGAGCGGGCGCGCGAGCTCGGGCTGAGCGCGGCGATCGGCGGCACGCCGGGCGCGCTCGACGCGATCACCGACGTCGCCGGCGTCGAGGTCGGGCACACGACGCTCATCGCCGGCGATGGAAAGCTCGTCGTCGGCACGGGGCCCGTGCGCACCGGCGTCACCGTCATCCACCCGCGCGGCCGGGCGAGCGCGGATCCGGTGTTCGGCGCGTGGTTCACGCTGAACGGCAACGGCGAGATGACCGGCACGACGTGGCTCCAGGAGAGCGGCTTCCTCGAGGGTCCGATCGCGATCACCAACACGCACAGCGTCGGCGTCGTGCGCGACGCGATCCTGCGCTGGCGCGTGGGGAAGCCGGGCATGCAGCCGTGGGGCCTCCCCGTGGTGGCCGAGACGTGGGACGGCCGGCTGAACGACATCAACGGCTTCCACGTCACCGCCGCGCACACGATCGCGGCGCTCGATGGGGCGCGCGGCGGTCCCGTCGCCGAGGGGAACGTCGGTGGCGGCACGGGGATGGTCTGCCACGGCTTCAAGGGCGGCATCGGCACCGCGTCGCGGAAGCTCGACACCGCCGCCGGCGGCTACACGGTCGGCGTCCTGGTGCAGTGCAACTACGGCGCGCGGCGCGAGCTGCGCATCGCCGGCGTGCCGGTGGGCGAGGAGATCCCCGACCTGCTCCCCGGCCGGCCTAACGGCACCGATGCCGACGACGCCGGCGCCGGCTCCATCATCGTCGTCGTCGCCACCGATGCGCCGCTGCTCCCGCACCAGCTCAAGCGCGTCGCCACGCGCGTGTCGTTAGGCGTCGGCCGCACGGGCGGGCGCGGCGAGAACTCCTCGGGCGACATCTTCGTCGCGTTCTCCACCGCGAACCCCAACTCGGCCGGCGATGCCGATGTGGCGCGCGTCGAGATGCTGCCGAACGCGCGCATGAACGCGATCTTCGGCGCCACCGTGCAGGCGACCGAGGAGGCGATCCTGAACGCGCTGCTCGCGGCGAGGACGATGACCGGCGCCGACGACGTCACGGTGCACGCGCTGCCCCACGATCGATTGATGGCGGCGATGCGGAAGTACGGGCGAGTGCGTTAG
- a CDS encoding aspartate aminotransferase family protein, which yields MTEILTEPLAEQVALDALWMPFTANRAFKQAPRLLAAAKDMHYTTDDGRRILDGTAGLWCVNAGHCREPIVHAIAAEAGRLDYAPAFQMGHPLQFRLAERLTEITPAGLDRVFFTNSGSEAVDTALKIALAYHRARGEPDRARFVGRARGYHGVGFGGISVGGIETNRRAFAAQLLPQVDHLPHTHDLARNAFSRGQPTHGAELAEELERVVHERGAETIAAVIVEPMAGSTGVLLPPAGYLERLRAICDQHDILLIFDEVITGFGRLGAPFAAQRFGVTPDVLTVAKGITNGAVPMGAAVVKREIHDAIMDAAQQAGGGIELFHGYTYSGHPLACAAGLATLELYEREDLFARAASLEGAWSDAVHALRGLPHVIDLRAMGLVAGIELDPRDGKPGARAFDVFMECFRRGLLIRVTGDIIALSPPLIVERGQIDEIFSTLSDALEKVS from the coding sequence ATGACCGAGATCCTCACCGAGCCGCTGGCCGAACAGGTCGCGCTCGACGCGCTGTGGATGCCGTTCACGGCGAACCGCGCGTTCAAGCAGGCGCCGCGGCTGCTCGCCGCCGCGAAGGACATGCACTACACCACCGACGACGGCCGCCGGATCCTCGACGGCACGGCGGGGCTGTGGTGCGTGAACGCGGGCCACTGCCGCGAGCCGATCGTGCACGCGATCGCCGCCGAGGCCGGACGGCTCGACTACGCCCCCGCGTTCCAGATGGGGCACCCGCTCCAGTTCCGGCTGGCCGAGCGCCTAACGGAGATCACGCCGGCGGGGCTCGACCGCGTGTTCTTCACGAACTCCGGCTCCGAGGCCGTCGACACCGCGCTGAAGATCGCGCTCGCCTACCACCGCGCGCGCGGCGAGCCCGATCGCGCGCGCTTCGTGGGGCGCGCGCGCGGCTACCACGGCGTCGGCTTCGGCGGCATCTCCGTCGGCGGCATCGAGACGAACCGCCGCGCGTTCGCCGCGCAGCTCCTGCCGCAAGTGGACCACCTGCCGCACACGCACGACCTCGCGCGCAACGCGTTCTCGCGCGGCCAGCCCACCCACGGCGCCGAGCTGGCGGAGGAGCTCGAGCGCGTGGTGCACGAGCGCGGCGCGGAGACGATCGCCGCGGTGATCGTCGAGCCGATGGCGGGGTCCACCGGCGTGCTGCTCCCGCCGGCGGGCTACCTCGAGCGGCTGCGCGCGATCTGCGACCAGCACGACATCCTCCTCATCTTCGACGAGGTGATCACGGGCTTCGGTCGACTCGGGGCGCCGTTCGCCGCGCAGCGGTTCGGCGTCACGCCCGACGTGCTCACGGTGGCGAAGGGGATCACGAACGGCGCGGTGCCGATGGGCGCCGCCGTCGTGAAGCGCGAGATCCACGACGCGATCATGGACGCCGCGCAGCAGGCGGGCGGCGGCATCGAGCTGTTCCACGGCTACACGTACTCCGGTCATCCGCTCGCCTGCGCCGCGGGGCTGGCGACGCTGGAGCTGTACGAGCGCGAGGATCTGTTCGCGCGCGCCGCGTCGCTCGAGGGCGCGTGGTCCGACGCGGTGCACGCGCTGCGCGGGCTGCCGCACGTCATCGACCTGCGCGCGATGGGCCTCGTCGCCGGCATCGAGCTCGACCCGCGCGACGGCAAGCCGGGCGCGCGCGCGTTCGACGTGTTCATGGAGTGCTTCCGCCGCGGCCTGCTGATCCGCGTGACGGGCGACATCATCGCGCTGTCGCCGCCGCTCATCGTCGAGCGCGGGCAGATCGACGAGATCTTCTCGACGCTGTCCGACGCGCTCGAGAAGGTCTCCTGA
- a CDS encoding ECF-type sigma factor codes for MPEQHEQEITEALAALSRGAPEAMDRLMPLVYRELKRIAHRQLGAESRGHTLSTTAVVHEAYLRLAEQTHVEWASPGQFFALAARAMRRVLIDYARQHRAARRGGPDRTVVPLDLLEHGDSAAISIDDRADSLLALDEALEGLRRMDERLARVVECRFFAGLTEVETSEALGVSQRTVSRDWQMARAWLHEALRRETA; via the coding sequence ATGCCCGAGCAACACGAGCAGGAGATCACGGAGGCGCTGGCCGCGCTGAGCCGCGGCGCCCCGGAGGCGATGGACCGCCTCATGCCCCTGGTCTACCGCGAGCTCAAGCGCATCGCGCATCGACAGCTCGGCGCCGAATCGCGCGGCCACACGCTGTCGACGACGGCCGTGGTGCACGAGGCCTACCTGCGACTCGCCGAGCAGACGCACGTCGAGTGGGCGAGCCCCGGCCAGTTCTTCGCGCTCGCGGCGCGCGCGATGCGCCGCGTGCTGATCGACTACGCCAGGCAGCATCGGGCCGCGCGCCGCGGCGGACCGGACCGCACCGTGGTGCCGCTCGACCTGCTCGAGCACGGCGACTCGGCGGCGATCTCGATCGACGACCGCGCCGACTCGCTGCTCGCGCTCGACGAGGCGCTCGAGGGGCTTCGCCGGATGGACGAGCGGCTGGCCCGCGTCGTGGAGTGCCGCTTCTTCGCCGGCCTAACGGAAGTGGAGACGTCGGAGGCGCTCGGCGTGTCGCAGCGGACCGTATCTCGCGACTGGCAGATGGCGCGCGCGTGGCTGCACGAGGCGTTGCGCCGTGAAACCGCCTAA
- a CDS encoding DUF5602 domain-containing protein, which produces MTAAFLCTAGAVAFACSDSTPSTAPYKAGTFFGPVTQMAGGSGRAYITLDHAGAPTELGVALAEGALAGLPNASTEYVFVLPAQASATPYTHAVINWEPSGHMPPAYAVPHFDFHFYTIAPAEREAIVLTDPQVAAKIARLPAAEFIPAGYILGMASARMGQHWRDPSGPEFNGQPFTSTLIYGSYDGAVSFVEPMIAKSYLETKPTAVVKPIKLPAQYSVRGYQATTYTVGWDAATKEYRVALFGLVQR; this is translated from the coding sequence TTGACGGCCGCCTTTCTCTGCACCGCCGGCGCCGTCGCCTTCGCCTGCTCCGACTCGACGCCCTCGACGGCGCCCTACAAGGCCGGCACGTTCTTCGGTCCGGTCACGCAGATGGCCGGCGGCAGCGGCCGCGCCTACATCACGCTCGACCACGCCGGCGCGCCCACTGAGCTCGGCGTGGCGCTGGCCGAGGGGGCGCTCGCCGGCCTGCCTAACGCGTCGACGGAGTACGTCTTCGTGCTCCCGGCGCAGGCGTCCGCCACGCCGTACACGCACGCCGTGATCAACTGGGAGCCGTCGGGCCACATGCCGCCGGCGTACGCCGTGCCGCACTTCGACTTCCACTTCTACACGATCGCGCCGGCGGAGCGGGAGGCCATCGTCCTCACGGATCCGCAGGTCGCCGCGAAGATCGCGCGGCTCCCCGCGGCCGAGTTCATCCCGGCCGGGTACATCCTCGGCATGGCCAGCGCGCGCATGGGCCAGCACTGGCGCGATCCGTCGGGGCCCGAGTTCAACGGGCAGCCGTTCACGTCGACGCTCATCTACGGCTCGTACGACGGCGCCGTCTCGTTCGTCGAGCCGATGATCGCGAAGTCGTACCTCGAGACGAAGCCGACGGCGGTCGTGAAGCCCATCAAGCTCCCCGCGCAGTACTCGGTACGCGGCTATCAGGCGACGACGTACACGGTCGGCTGGGACGCCGCGACAAAGGAGTACCGCGTCGCGCTCTTCGGGCTCGTGCAGCGTTAG